Proteins encoded in a region of the Oscarella lobularis chromosome 5, ooOscLobu1.1, whole genome shotgun sequence genome:
- the LOC136187676 gene encoding uncharacterized protein isoform X1: MSWFQSLEVLLAIWANTAFAGEVFPGCNICDCSWINDNFNLNVNCSARSPRLRFLPPNSSFPAEVQTFDFSDNAIEHVDRNYFLRFKNLTKIFASQNNLRKAFVVPETLKLLNLSNNPFFSDVTGMFDPTYSYSSLNKLTIARCNLTTLPKGFLKDMPALGEIEMSWNNIRVLEKGCFQNLTALTKLFLNWNQIRHLTPQAFLNIGSCSHSFAMTLFYNKITTLQSHVLKLGCLTKADFSHNLISEIASDAFASLPNLTYLHLEFNYLKHLRPGTIFNNFFLAVHLTSNSLTTISGDIFSNKTTAYDMHIGANRLTTIEPSFFTQVTIIGTLSLEENRLTSIPDTLSHQKFLQNLYCLYNHLEVIRQSTLANLRSLVVLNLMHNRISHLEDCAFCSLKRIKTIYLQKNPLTNASQGALLLSDKTKSAEMYLNCSGLEVIPTTETSTRLHCVDKTNSKFTIAHPTAHSLIQRRGYVCRKRLKQRTSNNYECSQCARGTLSVAVIKPTYSFSQCIGCPPGGYYQDQRGQKDCKKCVNGTFVNPESAPGKAAEDCKVCPRGTDRSVHAGYRACNCLKNHYRMQRFGPCYVCYSWFGMSCRDDYLSVAQGFWWSWKRWDDADNNSIADENQYVSFVKNLMNKSEEYPKTSTKYDGFIPMIHRCPINESCRSETPMRVRSSKMCSVGYWGTLCGQCRDGYYSWFQRCHKCPQKWRTGFQFLGLLLLLGALAGVLHVIGKLKRKKNDDLVNQISSVLKITVGFIQVMSVVFDALTYVPWPEALLSLGNFAKMIELNVLAVATPACLHEKLRFNALMLPIIKFSIQVILLLLIWGYYKATRNHFICSYRGGHAAIKRKISEVRTSCMTNSWWILFMCYPSTATSILATVPYKEWTCTKICLRQSNYGTDSDKYCRWLLKADYSVPCIYSTSTALWVTCTVLILYVVVLPLLLLMALKLKRREGLTAHKFKPLSLRSDFLTSIQFLDSNYKDQFWYWEMVEIGRKMVLTVGMGFFGNQSHSGIALATLLATLFLVLHAQLQPVRRRFGHWIQLVALSAILTNLMMGALVLLSFRDKRDPGYNSLVDQKTFSGIVVAANAFYLLFVAVIVFSLVVETRKQIVATFCCYRGRKTVHEET; the protein is encoded by the exons ATGAGCTGGTTTCAATCTCTAGAAGTACTGCTGGCGATTTGGGCAAACACTGCGTTCGCTGGTGAAGTGTTCCCCGGTTGCAATATTTGCGACTGCAGCTGGATCAATGACAACTTTAATCTCAACGTAAACTGCAGCGCAAGGAGTCCTAGGCTTCGTTTCTTGCCTCCGAACTCTTCGTTTCCTGCAGAAGTTCAAACATT TGACTTCAGTGACAACGCCATTGAACACGTCGATCGAAATTACTTTCTCCGTTTCAAGAATCTTACCAAAAT ATTCGCATCGCAAAACAATCTCAGAAAAGCCTTCGTAGTTCCAGAAACTCTGAAACTTCT AAATCTAAGTAATAATCCAttcttttctgacgtcactggaATGTTTGATCCAACGTATTCGTATTCTTCCTTGAACAAGCT AACTATTGCAAGATGCAATCTAACGACGTTGCCAAAGGGCTTTCTGAAAGATATGCCAGCTCTCGGTGAAAT AGAGATGAGCTGGAACAACATACGCGTATTAGAAAAGGGATGCTTTCAAAATCTAACGGCTCTTACCAAACT GTTCTTGAATTGGAACCAAATTCGGCATTTAACTCCTCAAGCTTTTCTTAACATCGGCTCATGCTCACATTCCTTTGCTAT GACCTTGTTCTATAACAAAATCACGACATTGCAAAGTCATGTGCTAAAACTCGGATGTCTGACAAAAGC GGATTTCtcccacaatttaatatcaGAAATTGCTTCAGACGCTTTTGCTTCTTTACCCAACCTTACCTACCT ACATTTGGAATTCAATTATCTAAAACATCTAAGACCAGGAACGATATTtaacaattttttcttggcTGT ACATCTTACAAGCAATTCCCTAACAACGATAAGCGGCGACATATTCAGCAACAAAACTACAGCCTACGACAT GCACATAGGAGCTAATAGACTCACAACTATTGAACCGTCGTTTTTTACTCAAGTCACTATTATAGGAACACT AAGCCTTGAGGAAAACCGCTTGACAAGTATTCCAGACACCCTATCTCATCAAAAGTTTCTTCAAAACCT ATATTGCTTGTACAATCATTTAGAAGTAATTAGGCAGTCAACACTTGCGAATCTTCGGAGTCTAGTAGTACT TAATCTCATGCACAACAGAATCTCACATCTTGAAGACTGCGCCTTCTGTTCGCTAAAAAGAATTAAGACTAT ATACCTGCAAAAGAATCCTTTGACAAACGCTTCTCAAGGAGCCTTGCTTCTCTCCGACAAAACAAAGAGCGCTGAGAT GTACTTGAACTGTAGTGGATTAGAAGTGATTCCTACTACTGAAACCTCGACTCGTTT GCATTGCGTCGACAAAACTAATAGTAAATTTACCATAGCACATCCGACAGCTCATTCTCTGATCCAAAGAAGGGGATACGTCTGCAGAAAGCGTCTCAAGCAACGCACCTCTAATAACTACGAATGCAGTCAGTGTGCCCGGGGCACTCTATCTGTAGCCGTCATCAAGCCCACATACAGCTTTTCACAATGCATAGGCTGCCCGCCAG GCGGGTATTACCAAGACCAAAGGGGCCAGAAAGACTGTAAAAAGTGCGTCAACGGTACCTTCGTCAATCCGGAGTCGGCTCCCGGAAAAGCAGCTGAAGATTGCAAGGTGTGTCCCAGAGGAACAGATCGTAGCGTACACGCGGGATATCGAGCGTGTAACTGTTTGAAGAATCACTATCGAATGCAACGATTTGGCCCTTGCTACGTGTGCTACTCTTGGTTCGGCATGAGTTGCCGAGATGACTACCTTAGCGTTGCTCAAGGTTTCTGGTGGAGTTGGAAACGATGGGATGACGCTGACAACAATAGCATAGCCGACGAGAATCAATACGTTAGCTTCGTGAAAAATCTTATGAACAAGAGCGAGGAGTATCCAAAGACGTCCACAAAGTATGACGGCTTCATACCTATGATACATCGCTGTCCAATCAATGAAAGTTGCCGAAGTGAAACGCCGATGCGGGTTCGTAGCAGTAAGATGTGCAGTGTGGGATACTGGGGAACGCTGTGCGGACAATGTCGTGACGGTTATTATTCGTGGTTTCAGCGGTGTCATAAGTGCCCTCAGAAGTGGCGAACTGGATTTCAGTTTCTTGGTTTGCTCCTTCTCCTGGGCGCTTTAGCCGGTGTGCTGCACGTCATTGGTAAACTCAAACgcaaaaagaacgacgatctTGTCAACCAAATCAGTTCTGTTCTAAAGATTACAGTCGGATTTATCCAGGTTATGTCCGTGGTTTTTGACGCTCTCACGTACGTACCTTGGCCAgaagctcttctttcgttggGAAATTTTGCCAAGATGATTGAGCTGAATGTGCTCGCCGTCGCTACGCCTGCGTGCCTACACGAGAAACTAAGATTCAATGCTCTGATGCTTCCAATCATAAAGTTCTCAATTCAAGTCATTCTCCTTCTGCTCATATGGGGATACTAtaaagcgacgagaaatcaCTTTATATGCTCCTACAGAGGTGGACATGCAGCAATCAAGAGAAAGATATCTGAAGTGAGAACGTCTTGCATGACAAACAGTTGGTGGATCTTGTTTATGTGCTATCCTTCAACGGCCACTTCCATACTGGCTACCGTACCATATAAGGAATGGACGTGTACTAAGATCTGTCTTCGACAATCTAATTATGGAACTGACTCTGACAAATACTGCAGGTGGCTTCTAAAGGCGGACTACAGCGTTCCATGTATCTATTCTACATCTACTGCCTTGTGGGTTACATGCACGGTACTCATACTTTACGTTGTCGTCCTGCCTTTACTTCTCTTAATGGCTCTAAAACTCAAGAGACGTGAAGGTCTCACAGCGCACAAGTTCAAGCCTCTATCATTAAGAAGCGATTTTCTGACGAGCATTCAATTTCTCGACAGTAATTACAAAGACCAATTTTGGTACTGGGAAATGGTGGAGATCGGAAGAAAAATGGTTCTCACGGTCGGTATGGGTTTCTTTGGAAACCAAAGTCATTCTGGAATCGCCTTAGCAACGCTACTCGCGACTCTATTTCTAGTGCTTCACGCGCAGCTGCAGCctgttcgacgacgatttggacACTGGATCCAACTCGTTGCTCTCAGCGCCATATTGACTAATCTGATGATGGGTGCACTCGTTCTGCTTTCATTCAGAGACAAAAGGGATCCTGGCTATAATAGTCTCGTCGATCAAAAAACGTTCAGCGGCATTGTCGTTGCGGCCAACGCCTTTTATCTGCTTTTCGTTGCAG TAATTGTCTTCTCTCTTGTCGTGGAAACGAGAAAGCAAATTGTGGCTACGTTTTGCTGCTACAGAGGTCGAAAAACTGTGCACGAAGAAACGTAG
- the LOC136187676 gene encoding uncharacterized protein isoform X2, producing the protein MSWFQSLEVLLAIWANTAFAGEVFPGCNICDCSWINDNFNLNVNCSARSPRLRFLPPNSSFPAEVQTFDFSDNAIEHVDRNYFLRFKNLTKIFASQNNLRKAFVVPETLKLLNLSNNPFFSDVTGMFDPTYSYSSLNKLTIARCNLTTLPKGFLKDMPALGEIEMSWNNIRVLEKGCFQNLTALTKLFLNWNQIRHLTPQAFLNIGSCSHSFAMTLFYNKITTLQSHVLKLGCLTKADFSHNLISEIASDAFASLPNLTYLHLTSNSLTTISGDIFSNKTTAYDMHIGANRLTTIEPSFFTQVTIIGTLSLEENRLTSIPDTLSHQKFLQNLYCLYNHLEVIRQSTLANLRSLVVLNLMHNRISHLEDCAFCSLKRIKTIYLQKNPLTNASQGALLLSDKTKSAEMYLNCSGLEVIPTTETSTRLHCVDKTNSKFTIAHPTAHSLIQRRGYVCRKRLKQRTSNNYECSQCARGTLSVAVIKPTYSFSQCIGCPPGGYYQDQRGQKDCKKCVNGTFVNPESAPGKAAEDCKVCPRGTDRSVHAGYRACNCLKNHYRMQRFGPCYVCYSWFGMSCRDDYLSVAQGFWWSWKRWDDADNNSIADENQYVSFVKNLMNKSEEYPKTSTKYDGFIPMIHRCPINESCRSETPMRVRSSKMCSVGYWGTLCGQCRDGYYSWFQRCHKCPQKWRTGFQFLGLLLLLGALAGVLHVIGKLKRKKNDDLVNQISSVLKITVGFIQVMSVVFDALTYVPWPEALLSLGNFAKMIELNVLAVATPACLHEKLRFNALMLPIIKFSIQVILLLLIWGYYKATRNHFICSYRGGHAAIKRKISEVRTSCMTNSWWILFMCYPSTATSILATVPYKEWTCTKICLRQSNYGTDSDKYCRWLLKADYSVPCIYSTSTALWVTCTVLILYVVVLPLLLLMALKLKRREGLTAHKFKPLSLRSDFLTSIQFLDSNYKDQFWYWEMVEIGRKMVLTVGMGFFGNQSHSGIALATLLATLFLVLHAQLQPVRRRFGHWIQLVALSAILTNLMMGALVLLSFRDKRDPGYNSLVDQKTFSGIVVAANAFYLLFVAVIVFSLVVETRKQIVATFCCYRGRKTVHEET; encoded by the exons ATGAGCTGGTTTCAATCTCTAGAAGTACTGCTGGCGATTTGGGCAAACACTGCGTTCGCTGGTGAAGTGTTCCCCGGTTGCAATATTTGCGACTGCAGCTGGATCAATGACAACTTTAATCTCAACGTAAACTGCAGCGCAAGGAGTCCTAGGCTTCGTTTCTTGCCTCCGAACTCTTCGTTTCCTGCAGAAGTTCAAACATT TGACTTCAGTGACAACGCCATTGAACACGTCGATCGAAATTACTTTCTCCGTTTCAAGAATCTTACCAAAAT ATTCGCATCGCAAAACAATCTCAGAAAAGCCTTCGTAGTTCCAGAAACTCTGAAACTTCT AAATCTAAGTAATAATCCAttcttttctgacgtcactggaATGTTTGATCCAACGTATTCGTATTCTTCCTTGAACAAGCT AACTATTGCAAGATGCAATCTAACGACGTTGCCAAAGGGCTTTCTGAAAGATATGCCAGCTCTCGGTGAAAT AGAGATGAGCTGGAACAACATACGCGTATTAGAAAAGGGATGCTTTCAAAATCTAACGGCTCTTACCAAACT GTTCTTGAATTGGAACCAAATTCGGCATTTAACTCCTCAAGCTTTTCTTAACATCGGCTCATGCTCACATTCCTTTGCTAT GACCTTGTTCTATAACAAAATCACGACATTGCAAAGTCATGTGCTAAAACTCGGATGTCTGACAAAAGC GGATTTCtcccacaatttaatatcaGAAATTGCTTCAGACGCTTTTGCTTCTTTACCCAACCTTACCTACCT ACATCTTACAAGCAATTCCCTAACAACGATAAGCGGCGACATATTCAGCAACAAAACTACAGCCTACGACAT GCACATAGGAGCTAATAGACTCACAACTATTGAACCGTCGTTTTTTACTCAAGTCACTATTATAGGAACACT AAGCCTTGAGGAAAACCGCTTGACAAGTATTCCAGACACCCTATCTCATCAAAAGTTTCTTCAAAACCT ATATTGCTTGTACAATCATTTAGAAGTAATTAGGCAGTCAACACTTGCGAATCTTCGGAGTCTAGTAGTACT TAATCTCATGCACAACAGAATCTCACATCTTGAAGACTGCGCCTTCTGTTCGCTAAAAAGAATTAAGACTAT ATACCTGCAAAAGAATCCTTTGACAAACGCTTCTCAAGGAGCCTTGCTTCTCTCCGACAAAACAAAGAGCGCTGAGAT GTACTTGAACTGTAGTGGATTAGAAGTGATTCCTACTACTGAAACCTCGACTCGTTT GCATTGCGTCGACAAAACTAATAGTAAATTTACCATAGCACATCCGACAGCTCATTCTCTGATCCAAAGAAGGGGATACGTCTGCAGAAAGCGTCTCAAGCAACGCACCTCTAATAACTACGAATGCAGTCAGTGTGCCCGGGGCACTCTATCTGTAGCCGTCATCAAGCCCACATACAGCTTTTCACAATGCATAGGCTGCCCGCCAG GCGGGTATTACCAAGACCAAAGGGGCCAGAAAGACTGTAAAAAGTGCGTCAACGGTACCTTCGTCAATCCGGAGTCGGCTCCCGGAAAAGCAGCTGAAGATTGCAAGGTGTGTCCCAGAGGAACAGATCGTAGCGTACACGCGGGATATCGAGCGTGTAACTGTTTGAAGAATCACTATCGAATGCAACGATTTGGCCCTTGCTACGTGTGCTACTCTTGGTTCGGCATGAGTTGCCGAGATGACTACCTTAGCGTTGCTCAAGGTTTCTGGTGGAGTTGGAAACGATGGGATGACGCTGACAACAATAGCATAGCCGACGAGAATCAATACGTTAGCTTCGTGAAAAATCTTATGAACAAGAGCGAGGAGTATCCAAAGACGTCCACAAAGTATGACGGCTTCATACCTATGATACATCGCTGTCCAATCAATGAAAGTTGCCGAAGTGAAACGCCGATGCGGGTTCGTAGCAGTAAGATGTGCAGTGTGGGATACTGGGGAACGCTGTGCGGACAATGTCGTGACGGTTATTATTCGTGGTTTCAGCGGTGTCATAAGTGCCCTCAGAAGTGGCGAACTGGATTTCAGTTTCTTGGTTTGCTCCTTCTCCTGGGCGCTTTAGCCGGTGTGCTGCACGTCATTGGTAAACTCAAACgcaaaaagaacgacgatctTGTCAACCAAATCAGTTCTGTTCTAAAGATTACAGTCGGATTTATCCAGGTTATGTCCGTGGTTTTTGACGCTCTCACGTACGTACCTTGGCCAgaagctcttctttcgttggGAAATTTTGCCAAGATGATTGAGCTGAATGTGCTCGCCGTCGCTACGCCTGCGTGCCTACACGAGAAACTAAGATTCAATGCTCTGATGCTTCCAATCATAAAGTTCTCAATTCAAGTCATTCTCCTTCTGCTCATATGGGGATACTAtaaagcgacgagaaatcaCTTTATATGCTCCTACAGAGGTGGACATGCAGCAATCAAGAGAAAGATATCTGAAGTGAGAACGTCTTGCATGACAAACAGTTGGTGGATCTTGTTTATGTGCTATCCTTCAACGGCCACTTCCATACTGGCTACCGTACCATATAAGGAATGGACGTGTACTAAGATCTGTCTTCGACAATCTAATTATGGAACTGACTCTGACAAATACTGCAGGTGGCTTCTAAAGGCGGACTACAGCGTTCCATGTATCTATTCTACATCTACTGCCTTGTGGGTTACATGCACGGTACTCATACTTTACGTTGTCGTCCTGCCTTTACTTCTCTTAATGGCTCTAAAACTCAAGAGACGTGAAGGTCTCACAGCGCACAAGTTCAAGCCTCTATCATTAAGAAGCGATTTTCTGACGAGCATTCAATTTCTCGACAGTAATTACAAAGACCAATTTTGGTACTGGGAAATGGTGGAGATCGGAAGAAAAATGGTTCTCACGGTCGGTATGGGTTTCTTTGGAAACCAAAGTCATTCTGGAATCGCCTTAGCAACGCTACTCGCGACTCTATTTCTAGTGCTTCACGCGCAGCTGCAGCctgttcgacgacgatttggacACTGGATCCAACTCGTTGCTCTCAGCGCCATATTGACTAATCTGATGATGGGTGCACTCGTTCTGCTTTCATTCAGAGACAAAAGGGATCCTGGCTATAATAGTCTCGTCGATCAAAAAACGTTCAGCGGCATTGTCGTTGCGGCCAACGCCTTTTATCTGCTTTTCGTTGCAG TAATTGTCTTCTCTCTTGTCGTGGAAACGAGAAAGCAAATTGTGGCTACGTTTTGCTGCTACAGAGGTCGAAAAACTGTGCACGAAGAAACGTAG
- the LOC136187678 gene encoding uncharacterized protein has translation MTGAVGIIVAYVLFMVRLVSATGPFTGYSLHCDEAICQRITPCANLGNELRFFNFTLGSLQTFGGYSLIITLHPMTNLTDVTLLVECSAIIVPGVHIHCAFKDYLCYDKSTSWENMRCPIPAFESTSYVAAFDRNDSVESLERVAS, from the exons ATGACTGGAGCCGTTGGCATCATTGTCGCGTACGTCCTGTTTATGGTGAGGCTAGTTAGTGCAACAGGACCGTTTACCGGCTACAGTTTGCACTGCGATGAAGCTATATGTCAACGCATAACGCCGTGTG CTAACCTAGGCAATGAACTTCGATTCTTCAACTTCACTTTGGGTAGTTTGCAAACTTTTGGAGGCTACTCTCTGATTATAACTCTTCATCCAA TGACAAATCTGACTGATGTAACGCTACTTGTGGAATGCTCTGCTATTATCGTGCCAGGAGTACACATTCATTGCGCCTTCAAAGACTACTTGTGCTATGACAAGTCCACGTCTTGGGAGAACATGCGATGCCCTATTCCAGCATTCG AGTCAACATCTTATGTAGCAGCTTTTGACCGCAATGACTCTGTAGAATCATTGGAGAGAGTGGCGA GTTAG